TTCGTCACCCAGGCCAACGGCCCGCAGCCAATGGCGGGCCATATCCCGGCGGGCGCGATAGCCAGGGCCCTTGAGAAGGTCCGCACCCATCTGCACGTTTTGCTCAGCCGTGAGGCAGCGCAGCAGGTTGTGGCCTTGGATGATCATGCCGATGCGGCGCCGTAGGCGCAGGCGGCGGGACCGACTTGCCCCCCGCAGCTCCTCGCCAAAGACCTGAACAGAACCTTCCTGTACCTGTCTCAGAGCCCCAATCAAGGTTAGGAGGGTTGTTTTGCCGCAGCCTGAAGGGCCCGTGAGCAACACCACCTCACCAGCTTCAACTTTGAGGTTGATGTCCCGAAGCACCTGCCGGCACATGGCACCGCTGCCATAGCTGTGGACCAAACCAGTGAGCTGAACCATCGCGGCCATCAGAAAATCTCCGCCGGGTCCGCATCGGCCAGTCGTCGCATCGCCAGGGTGGCCGAACCCATACACATCACCAAAATCATCACAAAGACAGTCACAGCTCGGGTCGTGTCCATGGCAACTGGCAGTTGGGTGGCATTGCGCACCAATAAATAGAGGCCCTGGCCCGCGGCATAGGCAGGCAGATAGCCAAAGGCAGCGAGGAGCAGTCCTTCCCGGGCCACCACCCCCACAAGGCTGGAGAGCGGATAGCCCATGGCCATCAGGGTCGCGTATTCAGGCAGGTGGTCACTGACGTCGGAATAGAGCACTTGGTAGACAATCACGCAACCCACCACAAAGCCCATGGCGGCTCCCAGGGTGAAGATGAAACCGATCGAGGTGCTGGTTCGCCAGTAGTCCTGCTCGAAATCAATGAAGCCCTGCTTGGTGAGCACCTTCACATCCGCCGGCAGGCGTTTTTTCAGACGGGCCAAAACCGTCTGGGGGTCGGCTCCAGGCTGCAGCCGTATGAGGCCCACCTCGATGCTGCCGGGGGGGGTATTTGGCTGCAGGGAAAGAAAGGTTTCACTGCTGGTGAGCAAATTGCCGTCGGCGCCAAAGGAGGTGCCCAATGCCACCAGCCCGCCAACCCGGACCCGCTTGCCTGAGATTTCGCTCTCCACGGTGCGCCCAGATTTAAACCAGCTGCTCACCGGACCGAATTCCGGGCGGGAAAGTTCGTCGAATAGGACCCGCCCCTTTTCCGTCAGAACCCTGGTCTTGGGCGCCAAATCAGATCCTAAAAAAAGGGTGTCATTGGGTTCAAAGCCCAGGGCCAGAATTGATCTGGTGGCACGGGTTTCGGGATTACGCCAAAGCAATAGGTTCCAGTGCACCGGAGTAATGCCCTCCACGCTCGGATCGGCCATGGCTTGTACAAGGCGCCGCCGGGGGAAGCCCGCCATGCTCACGGAGCTGCTGGAACGGGGGCTAATCAGCACTAAATCGGCGTCAAATAGCCGGTGGATGGTGACGCTGGCGTCGAAAAGCCCATCGCGAAAGCCGAGCTGCATGAACATCAGAATTCCGGCGAAGCTGATGCCAGCCAGGGCCACCGCCAACCGCACGGGCTGACGGGTAAGTAGCAGCATTGAAAGGGGAATACCCCGCCCAGCCCATCGGGCCCTTAGCCAATTGAGGGGGTTCACGGCTGGAAGCGGACGATCACCTTTAGGCCCGTGAGGCGCTGCACCCT
This genomic interval from Cyanobium sp. WAJ14-Wanaka contains the following:
- a CDS encoding ATP-binding cassette domain-containing protein codes for the protein MVQLTGLVHSYGSGAMCRQVLRDINLKVEAGEVVLLTGPSGCGKTTLLTLIGALRQVQEGSVQVFGEELRGASRSRRLRLRRRIGMIIQGHNLLRCLTAEQNVQMGADLLKGPGYRARRDMARHWLRAVGLGDEMDKLPHDLSGGQKQRVAIARALAAKPQLLLADEPTASLDSRTGREVVELLKGLAKEQGCGVLMVTHDPRIVDVADRLVQMEDGQLRLGAFAIG
- the devC gene encoding ABC transporter permease DevC; its protein translation is MLLLTRQPVRLAVALAGISFAGILMFMQLGFRDGLFDASVTIHRLFDADLVLISPRSSSSVSMAGFPRRRLVQAMADPSVEGITPVHWNLLLWRNPETRATRSILALGFEPNDTLFLGSDLAPKTRVLTEKGRVLFDELSRPEFGPVSSWFKSGRTVESEISGKRVRVGGLVALGTSFGADGNLLTSSETFLSLQPNTPPGSIEVGLIRLQPGADPQTVLARLKKRLPADVKVLTKQGFIDFEQDYWRTSTSIGFIFTLGAAMGFVVGCVIVYQVLYSDVSDHLPEYATLMAMGYPLSSLVGVVAREGLLLAAFGYLPAYAAGQGLYLLVRNATQLPVAMDTTRAVTVFVMILVMCMGSATLAMRRLADADPAEIF